One genomic region from Tachysurus fulvidraco isolate hzauxx_2018 chromosome 14, HZAU_PFXX_2.0, whole genome shotgun sequence encodes:
- the naa35 gene encoding N-alpha-acetyltransferase 35, NatC auxiliary subunit, giving the protein MVMKSSCEEDEGAWGLGIPEKMRNNTDWVDITQDFKASCKELKLGELLHDKLFGLFEAMSAIEMMDPKMDAGMIGNQVNRKVLNFEQAVKDEAIRVKDLTLPELIGIVDTCFCCLITWLEGHSLAQTVFTCLYVHNPELIQDPALKAFALGILKVCDIAREKVNKAAVFEEEDFQAMTYGFKMANNVTDLRVTGMLKDVEDELQRKVKSTRSRQGEHRDPEVELDHQQCLALFSRIKFTRLLLTALISFTKKETSSVSEAQKLMSQAADLLPAIHSTIPYGIQSQNDTTKGDHPIMMGFEPLVNQRLLPPTFPRYAKIIKREEMVNYFTKLIERIKTVCDVINISNLHSILDFFCEFSEQSPCVLSRSLLQTTFLIDNKKVFGTHLMQDMIKDALRYFVSPPVLSAKCSLYNNHQAKDYIDSFVTHCSRPFCSLIQIHGHNRARQRDKLGHILEEFATLQDEAEKVDAALHGLLMKLEPQRQHLACLGTWVLYHNLRIMIHYLLSGFELELYSMHEYYYIYWYLSEFLYAWLMSTLSRADSSQMAEERILEEQQQKGRSSKKSKKKKKARPLGKEITMSQAYQNMCAGMYKTMIALDMDGKVRKPQFELDSEQVRYEHRFAPFNSVVTPPPVHYIQFKEMSDLKKYSPPPRSADLYMAASKHFQQAKLILENVTSPDAEVNRILKVAKPNIVVMKLLAGGHKKDTKALPEFDFSAHKYFPIVKII; this is encoded by the exons ATGGTGATGAAGTCGTCGTGTGAGGAGGATGAGGGAGCCTGGGGTCTGGGGATCCCGGAGAAGATGAGGAACAACACTGACTGGGTGGATATCACTCAAGACTTCAAAGCCTCCTGTAAag AACTTAAGCTCGGCGAATTGCTTCACGACAAGTT GTTCGGTCTTTTCGAGGCGATGTCTGCCATTGAGATGATGGATCCCAAGATGGATGCTGGCATGATCGGAAACCAAGTGAACCGGAAAGTTCTTAACTTCGAGCAGGCTGTGAAG GATGAGGCAATTAGAGTGAAGGACCTGACTTTGCCTGAGCTCATCGGAATCGTTGACACATGCTTCTGCTGCCTG ATAACTTGGTTGGAAGGTCACTCTCTGGCACAGACGGTCTTCACGTGTCTGTATGTCCACAACCCTGAGCTGATCCAGGATCCTGCCCTCAAAGCCTTTGCCCTAGGCATCCTCAAAGTGTGTGATATCGCCCGTGAAAAAGTCAACAAGGCCGCTGTGTTTGAGGAG GAGGATTTCCAGGCCATGACGTACGGCTTCAAAATGGCCAACAATGTGACGGATCTGAGAGTGACAG GAATGCTGAAGGATGTTGAGGACGAGCTGCAGAGGAAAGTGAAG AGCACACGGAGTCGACAGGGCGAGCATCGGGACCCCGAGGTGGAGCTCGAC CACCAGCAGTGCCTGGCCTTGTTCAGCAGGATCAAATTCACTCGCCTCCTCTTGACCGCTCTCATCTCCTTCACCAAGAAAGAG ACGAGTTCGGTGAGCGAAGCGCAGAAGCTGATGAGTCAGGCAGCGGATCTCCTGCCTGCGATACACTCCACCATTCCGTATGGCATTCAGTCACAGAACGACACCACGAAAGGAG ATCACCCAATCATGATGGGTTTTGAACCCTTGGTAAACCAGCGCCTACTTCCTCCTACTTTTCCCCGCTACGCCAAGATCATCAAGCGTGAGGAGATGGTCAACTACTTCACCAAACTCATCGAGCGCATCAAGACCGTGTGTGACGTCATCAACATCAGCAACCTGCACAGCATCCTG GACTTCTTCTGTGAGTTTAGCGAGCAGTCTCCTTGTGTCCTATCCAGATCTTTATTACAG ACTACGTTTCTGATCGACAATAAGAAAGTGTTTGGGACTCACCTGATGCAGGACATGATCAAAGACGCTCTCCGCTATTTTGTCAGCCCCCCCGTTCTGTCTGCGAA GTGCAGTCTGTATAATAACCACCAGGCCAAAGACTACATCGACTCCTTCGTCACGCACTGCTCTCGG CCGTTCTGCAGTCTGATCCAGATTCACGGCCACAACAGAGCGCGGCAGAGAGACAAGCTGGGCCACATCTTGGAGGAGTTCGCCACCCTACAGGACGAG GCTGAGAAGGTGGATGCAGCTCTGCACGGGCTCCTGATGAAGCTCGAGCCTCAGCGGCAGCACCTGGCATGCCTGGGTACCTGGGTCCTTTACCACAACCTGCGCATCATGATCCACTACCTGCTCAGCGGCTTCGAGCTCGAGCTCTACAGCATGCACGAATACTACTACATCTACTG GTACCTGTCAGAGTTCTTGTACGCATGGCTGATGTCCACTCTGAGCCGAGCCGACAGCTCTCAGATGGCCGAAGAGCGGATCCTGGAGGAACAGCAACAGAAAGGACGCAGCAGCAAGAagagcaagaagaagaaaaaag CTCGTCCTCTGGGAAAGGAGATCACCATGAGCCAAGCGTATCAGAACATGTGTGCAGGCATGTACAAG ACGATGATCGCCCTAGACATGGATGGAAAGGTCCGGAAGCCTCAGTTTGAGCTGGACAGCGAGCAGGTGCGTTACGAGCATCGGTTCGCACCCTTCAACAGCGTGGTCACGCCTCCTCCGGTGCACTACATCCAGTTCAAG GAAATGTCCGATCTGAAGAAGTATAGTCCTCCTCCTCGCTCAGCAGACTTGTACATGGCAGCAAGCAAACATTTCCAACAGGCCAAACTCATCCTGGAAAACGTCACCAGCCCCGATGCTGAG GTGAATCGGATCCTCAAAGTGGCCAAACCCAACATCGTCGTGATGAAGCTACTAGCCGGAGGACACAAGAAAGACACCAAG GCCCTTCCTGAATTCGACTTCTCCGCACACAAGTACTTCCCTATAGTCAAAATTATCTGA
- the golm1 gene encoding Golgi membrane protein 1, with translation MIGTLVNIRRGGRSPPLIMVALAACILLFGFNYWVSSSRNVALQTKLMDLEEAMRRVSAERAREHAGRTEAEGRVRKQTEQLALLEGAHQRRQQSALSVWNQEKETLLLNISSNAKSVQDMKNQMKSLREDLSNVQKSLQSCQNNMNTLNKKLTYDMTQCNTQILAQKEECNEKVAAAKLEVEKKYKQQNAAAPVVQASSDSTQKAVASKVVSEALGGKDLFRISRDSGDPQKKEPAPETKTKTEEHLEIDEIPQDEAVKTLNDSDKSHSPSTPVLSDGNKTLNSLTDKMEEMMDIKDGDLKDADAAAVNKMKEEDAIEYDNEGEIEKQLSKLKDEKSMQEFEEELNDYNGDDENEPEFEADKQAELAEV, from the exons ATGATTGGAACGCTGGTGAACATCCGGAGAGGAGGCCGCTCTCCACCATTGATCATGGTCGCCCTCGCCGCTTGCATCCTCCTGTTCGGCTTCAACTACTGGGTTTCCAGCTCCAGAAATGTGGCGTTACAG ACTAAGCTGATGGACCTGGAGGAAGCCATGAGGCGGGTGTCGGCCGAGAGGGCGCGGGAGCATGCGGGCCGCACCGAGGCAGAGGGACGAGTGCGAAAACAGACAGAACAATTGGCTCTGCTGGAGGGAGCTCACCAGAGACGGCAACAGAGCGCCCTGAGCGTGTGGAACCAAGAGAAG GAGACTCTACTGCTCAACATCTCTTCCAACGCTAAAAGTGTTCAGGATATGAAAA ACCAGATGAAGAGTCTGCGTGAAGACCTCAGTAATGTGCAGAAGTCGCTGCAGTCATGCCagaacaacatgaacacacTGAATAAGAAGCTCACCTACGACAT gacTCAGTGTAACACCCAGATATTAGCTCAGAAGGAAGAGTGTAATGAAAAGGTTGCAGCAGCTAAACTGGAGGTGGAGAAGAAATACAAGCagcaaaatgcagctgcacctGTTGTTCAG GCTTCCTCCGACTCCACTCAGAAAGCAGTCGCCTCTAAAGTCGTGTCAGAAGCTCTCGGTGGAAAAGACTTATTCCGGATATCCAGAGATTCCGGAGATCCACAGAAGAAGGAACCAGCTCCAGAAACAAAGACCAAAACTGAGGAGCACCTTGAAATCGATGAGATCCCACAAGACGAAG CTGTTAAAACACTGAATGATTCAGACAAGTCACACTCGCCATCCACCCCAGTACTGTCCGATGGCAACAAGACCCTGAACAGCCTGACCGATAAAATGGAAGAAATGATGGACATTAAAGACGGAGACTTGAAGGATGCAG ACGCTGCAGCAGTCAATAAAATGAAGGAAGAAGACGCCATCGAATACGACAACGAAGGCGAGATCGAGAAACAGCTGTCTAAACTTAAAG ACGAAAAATCGATGCAGGAGTTCGAGGAGGAGCTGAACGACTACAACGGCGATGACGAGAACGAACCAGAGTTCGAAGCTGACAAACAAGCAGAGCTTGCTGAGGTCtaa